In one window of Methanosarcina vacuolata Z-761 DNA:
- a CDS encoding pentapeptide repeat-containing protein, which yields MLESRIIAAKSDDNYIENTRFEGETLSDVDIARIEFESVQFIQCQFNNCDFSKTLFYNSVFDNCNFANCRFMDSYWKGSKMLKCKGDGGNFSKSCMKETSLTDDSFRYADFSSSVLENCTIRDCNFTEAFLSEIRLKKPRLKAVNFTGADFFKALLKDIDLTDCIIDGIAVSDTCKELRGAIVNAEQAIELARILGIKIV from the coding sequence ATGTTGGAAAGCAGAATTATAGCCGCAAAATCCGATGACAATTACATAGAAAACACACGCTTTGAAGGCGAGACGCTTTCGGACGTCGATATCGCAAGGATAGAATTCGAGTCGGTACAGTTTATACAATGCCAATTCAACAATTGTGATTTTTCAAAAACCCTCTTTTACAATTCGGTGTTTGATAACTGCAATTTTGCGAATTGCAGATTTATGGACAGCTACTGGAAAGGCTCCAAAATGTTAAAGTGCAAGGGCGATGGCGGTAACTTCAGCAAGAGCTGCATGAAAGAAACCTCTTTAACAGACGATTCCTTTCGATATGCGGATTTTTCAAGTTCTGTACTGGAAAACTGCACCATTCGTGACTGCAATTTCACGGAAGCCTTCTTATCCGAGATTCGGCTAAAGAAGCCCAGGCTGAAAGCGGTTAATTTCACAGGAGCAGATTTCTTTAAAGCCTTACTCAAAGACATTGATTTAACGGATTGTATCATCGACGGGATTGCAGTATCCGATACATGCAAGGAACTCAGAGGAGCTATAGTCAATGCAGAGCAAGCAATAGAACTTGCGCGGATTCTGGGAATCAAAATTGTGTAA
- a CDS encoding sugar O-acetyltransferase: protein MREEEKIFSGKMFDSRNKELRDIKHKAHTACQRYNAMDEYDPDRLPIIKEFIGGIGKKYYFQGPIQFNYGCHTFIGENFVANFNLMVMDDARIYIGDNVCFGPNVSLMATSHPLIARERIGTDENGNTIMAEYAEEIHIGNNVWIACNVVVLGGVHIGNNVVIGAGSVVTKDIPDNHLAFGNPCRPVRPITEADSKKHLILEEDLKHFGYNVK, encoded by the coding sequence ATGAGAGAAGAAGAAAAGATATTTTCGGGCAAAATGTTTGATTCGCGCAATAAAGAACTGAGAGACATCAAACATAAGGCGCACACTGCATGTCAAAGATACAATGCAATGGACGAATATGATCCCGACCGTTTGCCAATTATCAAGGAATTTATTGGCGGCATCGGCAAGAAATATTATTTTCAGGGACCTATTCAGTTCAATTACGGCTGTCACACCTTTATTGGAGAAAACTTTGTTGCGAATTTCAATCTTATGGTTATGGATGACGCACGTATTTATATTGGCGACAATGTATGCTTCGGGCCGAATGTTTCGTTAATGGCCACTTCTCATCCCCTGATTGCCCGGGAACGTATAGGAACAGACGAAAACGGGAACACGATAATGGCAGAATACGCCGAAGAAATCCATATCGGCAACAACGTGTGGATCGCATGTAATGTTGTTGTACTGGGCGGCGTACATATAGGTAACAATGTGGTAATCGGTGCCGGCAGCGTCGTAACAAAAGATATTCCGGATAATCATCTTGCTTTTGGCAACCCTTGCCGTCCGGTTCGTCCGATCACCGAAGCTGACAGTAAAAAGCATTTGATTTTGGAAGAAGATCTCAAGCATTTTGGATATAACGTTAAATAA
- a CDS encoding SET domain-containing protein encodes MLLIKTKIGPSKINGIGLFANQFIPKGTVIWKFHSGYDIKIDKNELAKLSEITKDCFLKYAYLNPDTDKYILCLDDARYFNHSDDPNCIDESPIEENEGITFAARDIQSGEELTSDYRKYDADYDYKMSIP; translated from the coding sequence ATGCTGTTAATAAAAACAAAAATCGGGCCAAGTAAGATAAACGGTATTGGTCTTTTCGCTAATCAATTTATTCCAAAAGGAACTGTAATATGGAAATTTCACTCTGGATATGATATCAAAATTGATAAAAATGAACTTGCTAAACTGTCGGAGATAACGAAAGACTGTTTTTTGAAATACGCATATCTTAATCCGGATACAGATAAATACATTCTATGTCTTGATGATGCTCGTTATTTTAATCACTCCGATGATCCTAATTGCATAGATGAATCTCCCATAGAAGAGAACGAAGGAATAACTTTCGCTGCAAGAGATATACAATCAGGCGAAGAGCTTACTTCTGACTACAGAAAATATGATGCAGATTATGACTACAAAATGAGTATCCCTTGA